GTTAAATTGTTTAAAAACATCTTCACCTTTTTTATCTGATATATATTTCCATTTTGATTTTATTTCCTTGTAATGAAAAGATAATCTTTTTATCCGTGGTATTTGACTTGTTTTGGAAATATATTCTTTAATAATTTCTTTTGAAATTAGAGATTTTGAGAAAGATTCAGTAAATTTATTTAAGTGAGCTTCTTTATCTCCTGTCGAGCAAGAGACAAAGAAAAAAAGTAGAAAAATTAGTTTGAAATTAATTTCTTACCCTCTTTTGAAAGTTCTTCGAGTTGAGTTAAAAGTGTTTTTGCTTGTTGAGAAATTTTCTCTAATTCAGTGATACTACTTTGGATTTTGATTCGCAAAGAAGCACCAAGAAGAACTTTTTGAAAATCATCACCATAAGAAATTAGTTCTCTTAAGCTTGAAATTGTTTTAGAAGCATTTTTGTATGCAACAGTCCAAGAATCTTTTAACTCATTGTTTTTCTTGATTTCAGTTTCTTTTAATTCAGGATTATTAATTGAGTTTGCAATTTCTTCTAATTTAGCAAAATAAGATTTTGAATCACTTCCAACAACAGAAAAATCTTTTTCTAATATAGAGAACTCTTCTTTTGCTTTTTCCCAGCTAACTTCCCATGATTTAGAAGCCTCTCTAACTTCTGCTTCTTCTTTTTGAAGTTCTTCAGTCAAAAGAGATGTTGCTTCTGAAACTGCCGAAGATACACCCTCTCGTGATTCCTCAAACTCTTGTATTGCTTCTTCTAAATTATCCGCATACTCAACAACATTTAATGTAGTTAAATCATTTGGATGCCTATCAAAAACAAATAATAAAGGCACGATAAGTATAAAAAATATTTAAATTTTAATCGTCAAATAAATGATTTTTTGAAGATTTTAAATAGAAAAGATATTTGCAAGATGTTTTCCCCGAAAGGGGAAAGTGAAGAAAGTAGAATTACTTTTTGTTTGCTTTTTCGATCGCTTCTTCAATAGAACCAACCATGTAGAAAGAGTTTTCTGCCATGTGATCATATTTTCCATCAAGAATTCCCTTGAATCCTGCGATTGTGTCTGAAAGAGAAACATATTTACCTGGAGAACCTGTAAATACTTCAGCAACGAAGAATGGTTGAGAAAGGAATTTCTCAATTTTTCTTGCTCTTTCAACAACAGATTTATCCTCTTCAGAAAGTTCGTCCATACCAAGAATTGCAATAATATCTTGCAAATCTTTGTACTTTTGAAGAACTTGTTGAACTCCTCTAGCAACTCCGTAATGCTCTTCACCAAGAATAGCTGGGTCAAGAAGTCTTGAAGTTGAATCAAGTGGATCAACAGCAGGATAGATACCTTTTTCAGCAATCTTTCTGTTAAGAACTGTTGTTGCATCAAGGTGAGCAAAAACAGAAGCTGGAGCAGGGTCAGTCAAGTCATCTGCAGGAACATAAACAGCCTGAACAGAAGTGATTGAACCATTTTTAGTTGATGTAATTCTCTCTTGTAAAGCACCCATCTCTCTAGCAAGTGTTGGTTGGTATCCAACTGCTGATGGAATTCTTCCAAGAAGTGCAGACATCTCTGAACCAGATTGAGCAAATCGGAAAATGTTATCGATGAACATAAGAACATCAAGACCTTTTTCATCTCTGAAATACTCAGCCATTGTAAGACCCGTAAGTGCAATTCTGTTTCTTGCACCTGGAGGCTCGTTCATTTGACCGTAGCAGAGTGCAACTTTATCAAGAACATTTGAGTCTTTCATCTCATAATAGAGATCATTTCCTTCTCTTGTTCTCTCACCAACACCTGCAAATACAGAATATCCTGAATGCTTGTAAGCAACATTGTGGATAAGCTCCATAATGATAACTGTTTTACCAACACCAGCACCACCGAATAGACCAACTTTACCACCTTTTGCATATGGTGCAAGTAAATCTACAACTTTAATACCAGTCTCAAACATCTCTGTTGAAGTTGATTGATCAACAAGTGCAGGAGCTGGTCTGTGAATTGACCATTTTGGAGTGTCTGCTTTTACAGGCTCACCATCGTCGATAACATCACCGATAACATTGAAAATTCTACCAAGAACGTTTTCACCAACAGGAACTTTAATTGAATCCCCAGTAGCTTTAACTTCTTGACCTCGAACAAGTCCTTCTGTCAAATCCATTGAGATAGTTCGAACACGACCATCACCAACGTGTGCAGCGACTTCTAAAACAAGTCTTTGACTATTTCCATCAACTGTATAATTAACCTCGAGGGCATCATTAATTGCTGGAAGGTAGCCACTAAACTCGACATCTACAACTGGACCAATTACTTGGACAATTTTACCAATCATATTTTCAGCCATTGAAACCTTTCTTATTTCATAGATTCAACACCACTGATAATCTCAATGAGTTCAGTAGTAATTGCTTCTTGTCTTGCTTTATTAAATTGAACTTTTAAGTTCTTAACCATCTCTTTTGCATTGTTAGTTGCAGCATCCATTGCTTGCATTCGAGCCGAATGTTCCGCAGCTAACGAGTCAATTAGAGAATAATACATGTTATATTCAACATACTTTTTAAGAAGTGCTTCAAGAACAAGCTCTTCATTGTATGCCTCAATCTCAAGAGTCGAATCGTCTTTAGATTTTTCAATCTTCTGAACATCAACAGGTAAGAGTTGATTAATTTTCATCTCTTGAGTAATCATGTTTTTGTAACCGTTGTGAATTAGATAAACTTTATCAACTTCACCATTCACAAAACTATCAACAACAGGAGAAATGAAATTTGTAGATTTCTCATAGTCAGGAGCAGAGCTTAGACTAGTTGAAGTATTTTCCATTTCTCGTTTGTTGTATTTGAAGAACTCAACACCCTTTTTTCCAACACCGTGAAGTGTAACTTTTGCACCTTTTGACTCATAATCTCGGATTAGTTTGCTAACCGTTTTAATTGTCGCATGGTTAAAAGCACCACAAAGACCTTTGTCTGCTGTTACAAAAACAACAGCAACATTTTTGACCTCATCGGCTTGTTTGAAATAGAGAGATTCAACACTATCTTCACTTGCAGACTCAAGCGAACCAGCGATTTTTCCGAGAACCTCATTTAGTTTTGTAGCATAAAGACTTGACTTTTTAGCCAACTCTTCCGCACGGCGAAGTTTTGCAGTTGATACCAGTTTCATGGCACGAGTAGTCTTCTGAGTTCCAGAGACACTCTTTATCTTTCTTTGAATATCTTTTAGATTCGCCATACCCTAATTCCTCACTTATGCAGAAAAGCTAACTTTGAACTCTTCAAGTGCCTTTGTTAAAAGCGCTTCAGACTCTTTAGTCAGTTTTTGATCCGCAACAATCTGTTTCGGTAAATCTGGATATTTGCTATTGATGTAAGAGTAAAGTCCATTTTCAAATTCAGAAACTTTATTTGTACTCATTGCATCTAAATAACCTTTATTTCCTGCAAAAATAATAATTACTTGATATTCAGGAGCAACTGGTGAATATGGTGGTTGTTTAAGAACTTCTACCATTCTAGCACCTCTTTCAAGTTGTTTTCTTGAAGACTCATCTAAATCAGAAGCAAATTGTGCAAATGCTTGTAGCTCTCGATATTGAGCAAGGTCTAGTCGAAGTGTTCCCGCAACTTGTTTTGTAGCTTTGATTTGAGCAGCCCCGCCAACTCGAGATACAGAAATACCAACATTAATCGCAGGTCGAACACCAGAGTTAAATAGATCTGTCTCTAAGAAGATTTGTCCATCAGTAATTGAAATAACATTTGTAGGAACATAAGCAGCAACATCTCCCGCTTGAGTCTCAACAATTGGTAATGCAGTTAAAGAACCAGCACCTTTTTCATCACTTAATTTCGCAGCTCTTTCAAGAAGTCTACTGTGAAGATAGAATACATCCCCTGGGAATGCTTCTCGACCTGGAGGTCTTCTAAGAATTAGAGACATTTCTCGGTATGCAACTGAATGTTTAGATAAATCATCATAAATAATAAGACCGTGTTGTCCATTATCTCTGTAATACTCACCCATTGTTACACCTGTATATGGTGCAAGGAATTGAAGAGCAGATGACTCAGAAGCAGAAGCAGATACGATTGTCGTATATTCCATTGCTCCAGCTTCTTCTAATCTTTTTACAATTTGTGCGATTGAAGACTGTTTTTGTCCAATTGCAACATAAATACATTTAACATCTCGACCTTTTTGGTTGATGATTGTATCGATTGCAACAGTTGTTTTACCAGTTTGTCTATCACCAATAATAAGCTCTCTTTGACCTCGACCAATTGGAACAAGTGCATCAATCGCTTTAATACCAGTATGAAGTGGTTCATGAACTGATTTTCTAGCCATGATTCCAGGTGCTTTCTCTTCAACGAATCTCTCTTCCGCTGCTTCAATTTCACCTTTTCCATCGATAGGCTGACCAAGTCCATCAACAACTCTTCCAAGCATGTTTGGACCAACTGGAACTTTAAGAAGTTTTGCTAATCTTTTTACAGATGCACCTTCTCTTAAGTGTGAGCCATCACCAAGAACAACAACCCCAACAGAGTCCTCTTCTAGGTTAAGAGCCATACCTTTTGTACCGTCTTCAAACTCGACCATTTCACCAGCCATAACATTTGAAAGACCATAAACTTTTGCAATATTGTCGGCAAGTGTAACAACTTTACCGATTTCGTTAATATCGACATTTAGTTCAAAGCTAGAGATTCTCTCTTTAATTATTGAACTAACTTCGTCAGCATTAATTTTCGCCACTCGAACTCCTCTCAGAATTTAAATTATATAGCTTTTAAAATATGATTGATCATATCTGTTTTAATTCTATCAGCAGAAACAGAAATCTCAACATGTAACTCATCAATAACAACTTTAATTCCTGAAGTTTTTGAAACCTCCTGAACCAAAGTTATCTGTTTTCCGAGCTTTTTACTCAATCCATTTGCAATTGAAGAAACACTAACATCGTTCAATTTTTTAGACGATAAAAGTTTTCCCTCAAATTTGCCAGTTTCAACAGCAATTAATGAAATTAACTCTTTTGAAATGGCAGGAATTTCTGCAATTCGACCATTTTTAACAAGTAATTTTAAGAAATTTGAGACTCTTTTGTCATCTGTTGATTTTGCAGAATCAAGAAGAATTTTCTCTTTTTCAGAATTTGATGTTAAATTTGATGTTAAAACAGCTCTACCTTTTGCATCTGCTAGAGTATTTGAAATAACTTTTAATAATTCGTTTAAGTCTGTTAAAGATTCGCCTTTAAACTCTTCTTTAATAGCTTTTACATATTTTTTAGCAATGACACTCATTTAAGAGACCTTTTTTACAAGAGCTTTAGATAGAGACTCTTCGTCAAGTCCAATTCCATCTTTCGAAAGTAGTTTTTCAACCTCTTCACGAACAACAGCTTGAACCATTTTTCTCTCTTCAAGTTCTTTCAAATCTTTATTTTGTTTTTCAAGAGTTGAGAGATCATTTTGGAATGCTTTTTCAAGATTCACAACCGCAAGTTCCACCTCATTTTTAGCATCAACAACAATTGTTTCAGCTTGTTTTTTAGCGGAAATTAGTTCAGCTTCAGCTTTCTCTTTTTCTAACTTTGAATCTTCAATTCTCTGCTCGTTCTTTTTAAACTCATTCTCAATTGAGAGAGTTCTATCAGAAAGAAAAGTTTTGATAGGTTCAGCAATTAGATAGTAAAGAATTCCAGCAAAAATAACAAAGTTAAAAGTTCTTTCAACAATGTCAGTCGCATGTTCCTCTCCACCAGAAGCTAAAAGCGAAAAAGTAGTCATTAGAAATAGTGTAATAAATCTAATCATAAGTTCTCCTAAATTGAAGCAAATCTACCCTTAAGAGCTTCTTCAAAAGTTCGAGAGTTTGACATCAATTGCGTTTTGATTCCAGATTTCTCTTTTACGAGAGCTTTTTGGAATGCATCGTAATCTTTTGCCAAAGCATCTTTCTTCTCTTGAAATCTCTTAGAGATAGATTCTTTTGCTTCAGAAATAGTTTTCTCCTTAATGGAGATAGCCTCTGCTCTTGCTTTAGCTAGAGTTTCTTGAGCCTCTTTTCGGAGGGAATCGATCTCTGAACTATTCTGAGAAACAGAATTTCTATCATTCTCTAATCTCGCCTCTCTATCATCCATATATTTAAGCAACGGATCATAAAGATTTTTGGTGAGATATTTGATGAGAAAGACAAAAACAGCAAGAGTAATAACTAGAAGTATAGGGTTTATGTCTAACATCTAAGATTACTCCCTAAGTTTTTCAGGATTATACCAAAACTCTTTTAACAAATAATATATTCTTAGAAATTTAATCTTATCCATATTTTTTACAAATAGTTTAAGATTTTTGAACTCCACAATGTTCGCAATGTGAAAAACCTCGCACTTTATCTTTTCCACAATTTTCACAAATTTCTTTTAAATTTTCTCCACAATATGGACAAAAATTTTTCTCATAAGATATTTTATTTGAACAAGAGACACAACGACCTTTTTTAAAACTCTCAATTCTGGTGAAGTCATTTTTTTCGCGATTTGTTCTTCGTCTCTGTATATACATAAGAAAAAGAAGTGTAAAGAAAACAACAATTCCAATCAAGAAGTAGTATAAAAGAAAAGGAATATCCAATTCATAGAAGAAATTTATTAGTAAATTTATAAGCTCATTTGGAATAAAATTGAGAACGATTTCAAAAACTGTTAGCAAAAATGGAAAGAGTGAAACAATGAAAAGATGTTTTGAAACAACATACTGAATAAAATGTTCTCCACGACGATGACGAATCATAATAAAGTAAAAAATTAAAACAAGCGGAAGAGTAAAAACTAATTCACTTAAATAGATTTTCCATTTATAATTTTCTGTGTCGTTAAGATAATTATTTTCAATAAATTGACCTTTTTCAGAAATATAATTTTTTAATTTTACGACCTCATCGCTATTAAAAAACTCTCTCTCAAAAACAGCTTTTTTAGTTTCAAAATTTTGTAATTTAATTTCTAGTTTTTCTAAACTCTCTTTTATGTTATCTGCTGAAATTCCTCCAAGAATTGATAAGTTTGCTTCCTGATTTGCGATTTTTTCAAGTAGGGCAGAATCGTATTTCTGCTTTGTTGATGAAATTTCACTAGAAACTGCATAAATATGCTGATCTGTTTGAGTAACTTTGTGTTTAATATCTTTTAATTTTTGAGAATTTCCAACACTTTTTGCCAACTCTATAATACTTTGACACTCTGGCGACAACTCATTATCTCCCGTAGAATCTCCGTAATAGCTGTTATACCCATAGTCGTAATATGTGTAGTTGTAGATTGTTGAATCTAAATCAACTTCACCTGTAAATTGCCGACACTCATAGGACCACTCTGTTTCAGGATTCATAATCACTTCTCTCTGAAACTCAAGACCATCAAAAATTGCGATAAGAACAAAAAAATCGAGAATAAGAAGTGTTAGGAGTGAGAATTTTGAGAGTCGCTCTTTTCCATTGTATTTGAAATTTTTAAATACTTTTTGAAACATAAGTTTCCTTTTTTTTGATTGATCCCCGAGAGGGATCGAGAGTTTTAGTATTCCTCTTCAGTTTCGATAAGGTCGGTAATTGTTCCTGTAACTTCTCCAAGAGAACCAAATGCAATCGCAATACCAACAATAATTAGTAGGATACCTGAAACAATTTCAATAACTCGGAAATTTTTCTTGATTTTTCCCATAATTCCCATTGCATAACTTGTAAGCATTGCTGAAAGGAAAAATGGAATTGCTAAACCAAGAGCAAAAAGCGACATTAGTAAAACTGCTCCGCCATCTTGAGTTCCTGACATTGTTAAAATTGAACCAAGAATTGGACCAACACACGGAGTCCATCCAAGAGCAAAAGATAATCCGAGAACAAAAGGAGCGATAAGTTTCATAAAAAGACTTTTTTGCTTATCAGTCGAACCAAAATTTGCTTTTGCTTCAATATTCAAGAAAGATATATTTATTACTTTCATTGTGTGAAGCCCAAAAATAACAATAATTGCACCTGCAACATATGCTACCTCTTGAGATTTTAAGAAGTCTCCAATTGTGTCTTCAACAACAACTCCAAGCAGAACAAAGATAAGAGAGAAACCAAAAATAAATGAGAGAGAAGCCATTGCAATTTGCAACCGTTCCCCAACACTCATTTTCTCTTTCCCGCTAATTTGGTTGTAAGAGAGTCCAGAAATATAAGATAAATATGCTGGAATAAGTGGCAAAACACAAGGGGAGATAAATGTTATAAAACCACCAAGAAAACTTACTAAATAAGGCATTGACTGGAATAGTTCAACAAGTTGTTCTTCCATCTCTTTCTCCTATTCTATAATTTTTGGAACGATAAAAAAGTCATCTTCACGATGAGGTGCATTCTCCAAAATAGTGTTTGAAATTTCTCTATCTTGCACTTTTTCATCTTCTCGTAAAAATGCACTGTTTTCAGCCATGAAAAATTTGTCAGAGAGTTCGTCTGTATTTACAGAGTTGAGATTTTCCATAAAATCGAGAATTCCCGTCAATTCTTTTTCAACTTCTTCCCGTTTTTCCTCTTCAATTTTTAAAAAAGAGAGTTTTTCTAATTTTGTTAAAAGAGTCTCATCAATTTGCATAAAATTACCTTTAAAAAATGTTAAAAGCTATTTTATCGTTTTAAATTAGAAAAGATGATTTAACTCCTTGT
The DNA window shown above is from Thiovulum sp. ES and carries:
- a CDS encoding F0F1-type ATP synthase, beta subunit (PFAM: ATP synthase B/B' CF(0)), producing MLDINPILLVITLAVFVFLIKYLTKNLYDPLLKYMDDREARLENDRNSVSQNSSEIDSLRKEAQETLAKARAEAISIKEKTISEAKESISKRFQEKKDALAKDYDAFQKALVKEKSGIKTQLMSNSRTFEEALKGRFASI
- a CDS encoding ATP synthase, F1 gamma subunit (PFAM: ATP synthase~TIGRFAM: ATP synthase, F1 gamma subunit) produces the protein MANLKDIQRKIKSVSGTQKTTRAMKLVSTAKLRRAEELAKKSSLYATKLNEVLGKIAGSLESASEDSVESLYFKQADEVKNVAVVFVTADKGLCGAFNHATIKTVSKLIRDYESKGAKVTLHGVGKKGVEFFKYNKREMENTSTSLSSAPDYEKSTNFISPVVDSFVNGEVDKVYLIHNGYKNMITQEMKINQLLPVDVQKIEKSKDDSTLEIEAYNEELVLEALLKKYVEYNMYYSLIDSLAAEHSARMQAMDAATNNAKEMVKNLKVQFNKARQEAITTELIEIISGVESMK
- a CDS encoding F0F1-type ATP synthase delta subunit (PFAM: ATP synthase delta (OSCP) subunit), with translation MSVIAKKYVKAIKEEFKGESLTDLNELLKVISNTLADAKGRAVLTSNLTSNSEKEKILLDSAKSTDDKRVSNFLKLLVKNGRIAEIPAISKELISLIAVETGKFEGKLLSSKKLNDVSVSSIANGLSKKLGKQITLVQEVSKTSGIKVVIDELHVEISVSADRIKTDMINHILKAI
- a CDS encoding F0F1-type ATP synthase, beta subunit (PFAM: ATP synthase B/B' CF(0)); its protein translation is MIRFITLFLMTTFSLLASGGEEHATDIVERTFNFVIFAGILYYLIAEPIKTFLSDRTLSIENEFKKNEQRIEDSKLEKEKAEAELISAKKQAETIVVDAKNEVELAVVNLEKAFQNDLSTLEKQNKDLKELEERKMVQAVVREEVEKLLSKDGIGLDEESLSKALVKKVS
- a CDS encoding cytochrome c biogenesis protein (PFAM: Cytochrome C biogenesis protein transmembrane region) — translated: MEEQLVELFQSMPYLVSFLGGFITFISPCVLPLIPAYLSYISGLSYNQISGKEKMSVGERLQIAMASLSFIFGFSLIFVLLGVVVEDTIGDFLKSQEVAYVAGAIIVIFGLHTMKVINISFLNIEAKANFGSTDKQKSLFMKLIAPFVLGLSFALGWTPCVGPILGSILTMSGTQDGGAVLLMSLFALGLAIPFFLSAMLTSYAMGIMGKIKKNFRVIEIVSGILLIIVGIAIAFGSLGEVTGTITDLIETEEEY
- a CDS encoding glutamyl-tRNA(Gln) and/or aspartyl-tRNA(Asn) amidotransferase, C subunit (PFAM: Glu-tRNAGln amidotransferase C subunit~TIGRFAM: aspartyl/glutamyl-tRNA(Asn/Gln) amidotransferase, C subunit); this translates as MQIDETLLTKLEKLSFLKIEEEKREEVEKELTGILDFMENLNSVNTDELSDKFFMAENSAFLREDEKVQDREISNTILENAPHREDDFFIVPKIIE
- a CDS encoding ATP synthase, F1 beta subunit (PFAM: ATP synthase alpha/beta family, beta-barrel domain; ATP synthase alpha/beta family, nucleotide-binding domain; ATP synthase alpha/beta chain, C terminal domain~TIGRFAM: ATP synthase, F1 beta subunit); this encodes MAENMIGKIVQVIGPVVDVEFSGYLPAINDALEVNYTVDGNSQRLVLEVAAHVGDGRVRTISMDLTEGLVRGQEVKATGDSIKVPVGENVLGRIFNVIGDVIDDGEPVKADTPKWSIHRPAPALVDQSTSTEMFETGIKVVDLLAPYAKGGKVGLFGGAGVGKTVIIMELIHNVAYKHSGYSVFAGVGERTREGNDLYYEMKDSNVLDKVALCYGQMNEPPGARNRIALTGLTMAEYFRDEKGLDVLMFIDNIFRFAQSGSEMSALLGRIPSAVGYQPTLAREMGALQERITSTKNGSITSVQAVYVPADDLTDPAPASVFAHLDATTVLNRKIAEKGIYPAVDPLDSTSRLLDPAILGEEHYGVARGVQQVLQKYKDLQDIIAILGMDELSEEDKSVVERARKIEKFLSQPFFVAEVFTGSPGKYVSLSDTIAGFKGILDGKYDHMAENSFYMVGSIEEAIEKANKK
- a CDS encoding proton translocating ATP synthase, F1 alpha subunit (PFAM: ATP synthase alpha/beta family, beta-barrel domain; ATP synthase alpha/beta chain, C terminal domain; ATP synthase alpha/beta family, nucleotide-binding domain~TIGRFAM: proton translocating ATP synthase, F1 alpha subunit); its protein translation is MAKINADEVSSIIKERISSFELNVDINEIGKVVTLADNIAKVYGLSNVMAGEMVEFEDGTKGMALNLEEDSVGVVVLGDGSHLREGASVKRLAKLLKVPVGPNMLGRVVDGLGQPIDGKGEIEAAEERFVEEKAPGIMARKSVHEPLHTGIKAIDALVPIGRGQRELIIGDRQTGKTTVAIDTIINQKGRDVKCIYVAIGQKQSSIAQIVKRLEEAGAMEYTTIVSASASESSALQFLAPYTGVTMGEYYRDNGQHGLIIYDDLSKHSVAYREMSLILRRPPGREAFPGDVFYLHSRLLERAAKLSDEKGAGSLTALPIVETQAGDVAAYVPTNVISITDGQIFLETDLFNSGVRPAINVGISVSRVGGAAQIKATKQVAGTLRLDLAQYRELQAFAQFASDLDESSRKQLERGARMVEVLKQPPYSPVAPEYQVIIIFAGNKGYLDAMSTNKVSEFENGLYSYINSKYPDLPKQIVADQKLTKESEALLTKALEEFKVSFSA